The nucleotide sequence CCTTTATCAACCGCTACAACTTCAGCGCCGAGCAGCTCCATGCGGAATACGTTCAGTGCTTGTCGCTTCGTATCCTCAAGACCCATGTAAATGATACATTCCATATCAAACATCGCACAGCCCATGGCCGTTGCGACACCGTGCTGGCCTGCGCCTGTTTCAGCGATGACACGCTTTGCGCCCATCCGCTTTGCAAGCAAAATTTGTCCGATGACATTGTTAATTTTGTGAGCGCCTGTATGGTTTAAGTCTTCGCGTTTTAAGTAAATTTTTGCGCCGCCTAATTTCTCAGTTAAGTTCGCAGCGAATGTAAGTGGGTTTTCACGCCCAACGTATTCCTTCAAATAATATTTGAACTCTTCGTTGAATTCATCATCTTGCTTGAAATGTTCAAACTGCGCTTCTAAATGATTCAGCGCTTCTTGCAGTTCAGGCGTAACCTCACTGCCTCCAAATTGCCCAAAGTATCCTTTTCCTTCTGCTTCTACTCGACTCATCTCAAGTCCCCCTTCACTCATCTCAACTTTTTTCATTAAAAAGCGGTAGGAGCGAAATCATGGCTCTTTTCCGCATAAAAGATAAGAATATTCTAACAAATTACAGCGTGAATGTTAACAAAAATGTATAAATTCAAAATAAATAACAGAATATTTGACTATTTTATTCAAAACTTTACAAAATTTTAGTAATATTGTTATAGCTTATGTATTTTTTTGATGAATAGGGGGGAAATGAGTTGAAAAGCATCAAATCAAAACTACTGCTTACGCTCATTCCTGTGATTATTGTCGCACTTGTGGCTGTATCATGGGTTAATCATAATAAGGCCAAGCAGTTCTTAGAGAACGATTTTGAAGACAAAGCATTTTTACAATTGAATTTAATTGCAACATCCATTTCTGGGGATTTAAATGTACATAAGGAACGGCTCAAAAACATCGCGAAAGATTCTAAGCTAACAGGGGAAGAGCGGTTTACGAAACAAGCCGTGTTACGAGAGCGGAACCGTGAATATCCGGAATATTTAACGTTTTATATTGCTGATCAAAATGGGGACGGTTTTACTGCTGATGGTAAAGAAGTCAACGTTGCAGATCGACCTTATTTTAAAAAAGTAATGGCAGGGAGTGAAGTCGTTATTTCTGAGCCTGTTGTAAGCCGGGCGAGCGGGGAAACGGTAATTGTAATCGCTGCTCCGCTGAAGATGTTCAATCAAACGGCAGGAGTTGTCGGCGCAACACTTCCAGTTTCAAAGCTAACGGAAATGGCGCAAAAGGTGCAAATCGGTGAGACAGGCTATACAAGTATCTTAAGAGATGATGGACTGTTCATCGTTCATCCAGATGATAATTTACAAATGAAGAAGAAGCTCCAAGATGTTGGTGTGCCTGAGCTTGCAGCTGCACAAACAGAGCTAGAAGCCGGTAAGACAGGGAGTAAGCGTTATATCTATTCGAATCAGGAACGCTACGTGTTTTATCAAAAAGAACCGACAACAGGCTGGAGCATTCTTGCAGTTGTGCCCGTAGAAGAAGCAACAAGCCAGCTTGCTTACCTGGCAATGCTGAGCTTTGTAACAGCTGCCGTTGTGACGGCCTTTTCAATCTTAATTATTTTTATATTCTCATCACGTCTTGTCAAACCAATTAAATCATTAAGTGAGCTTACAACCGATTTGGCGGAAGGTAACTTAACGATAAAAGTGGACCATGATTCAGACGATGAAGTCGGATTACTCGGTCGAAACTTTAATGCAATGGTTGAAAAGATGCAAAACATGCTTCTTAAAGTGCAGGATGCAGCCAATCATGTGAAGCAATCATCGGATATACTTGTCCATTCAAGTGAAGAAACGAAGGCATCTGCTGAGCAAGTCGCCATTACGATTTCAGATCTTGCGAGCGGAACGACAGATATTGCTCATTCCGTTACAAGTACGACAAACCAAATTTCATCGATGTTATCAACAGTCGACCAGATTGCTACTTACGCAGATGAAGTTATTGAAACGTCCGAGAATAGCCGGGCTTCAGCTGAGAAAGGGCATGATTATAGTGCAGAAGCATTGAAGAAGATGGATGAAATGAATGCGTCTATGCTTGAAACGTCTTCGATTATCCGTAAGCTCGATTCTCAGTCAAAAGAGATTGGCAACATTGTGAGCATGATTACAGATATTGCTGAGCAAACGAACTTGTTAGCGCTGAATGCTTCTATTGAAGCAGCCCGTGCTGGTGAGCATGGAAAAGGGTTCGCAGTTGTTGCTGAGGAAGTCCGAAAGCTCGCAAGTGAAACGACATCATCAGCAGATAAAATCTCAATCCTTATTCGCGAGACACAAGAAGAAAGCAAACGAGCTGTCGAGGCGGCGGACAGAGGCACACGAGTTGTCGAAGAAGGGACAACAACCGTTACGCAAACGACAGGTGTGTTTGATGAGATTAGTGCTCATATCGATGAGGTTCTTGATAAGAACAAACAAATCCATGTGGCAATCAAAGAACTAAAAGAAACAGGCGGTTATATCGGAAACGAAATGGCAAGCATTTCAGCTGTTACTGAACAAGCTTCAGCCGGAGCGGAAGAAGTGAGTGCAACAAGCCAGCAGCAAGCATCCAGCGCAAACTTAATTTCTGGCGACGCCGCAAAACTTGCAACATTAGCTGACGAGCTACAAGCCTTAATGGCACAGTTCCGCGTAAAATAAACGAAAAGGACGATGACGACTTCAGACGCATCGTCCTTTTTTGCAAGTAAGTAGGTTTCAGCAATCAGACAGCCTAAACGCCTTCGACGCATTTCGGAGATGTCTAGCTATGCGGCTAGTGGCTCGAGGTCATAAGTCAGCCTGTTGCGGGAACAAAGAGCGGTTCCCTCCACATTCTGCCTTATGCTTGTCGCCCCTGAACGAGCCGCCTCCGCTTTTCAAGATGTCTAGCTGCGAAAGCCAAATCGTCGGGCTGCTTCACTTCTTCTGTCGAAGGTGAAGAGCGACCTTCTCTGTCAGAAGCTCCACCAGCCGATCGATTTAAGCGGGCTTTCTCCGCTTTTCGGAGATGTCCAGCTGCGAAAGGCAGGCTGCGCGAGTTGCTTCCGACGCACAGGACGTGCTAGCGTCGGTGTTGAAACAGGACGTTTCGTTCTTAACCGACGTTCCTATTAATGCTCCGAGGCAAAGAGCGCCTCTATGTGGAAAGGCTCCAGCAATCGGACAGCCTAAACGCCTTTCTCCGCTTTTCAATGATGCTCAAATGTTCACAAAATGGGGGAAATTGTATTTGAAAAATGATGTATAATTATGAAATATATGGGATGATATTTTGAGTCGGGGGGAGTTGGTGGTATGTTTTTTAAAGTGTTAGATCGACAGGAACAGAAGCAGGGGTCGTCGCTTTATAAGAAGGCTGAGAAATATTTGAGTGATGTACATATTGAAGTGTCGGGCAAAAGTGAACTAACGAAACAAATAGAGATGATCGGGTTGACGAAGGAGGATTTGGCGGTTTCAAAGTGGCTCTATCCTTGTGTGGCGCCTCATATTGAAAAGATGGTTGAAAGCTTCTATAAAAACTTAGAAAATGAACAACACTTAGTAGACATTATTACAAAGCATACGACGGTTGAACATTTGAAAAGTACGTTGAAGGCACATATTGATGAAATGTTCAGTGGCAAAATTAACAGTGAATATATCAATCAACGAACACGTATTGCACAAGCGCACGTAAGAGTAGGGCTTGTGCCAAAGTGGTATATGTGTGCTTTTCAAGATTTGATGATGTCAATCTTAGAAGCTGTCAGTCAATCGCTTCATTCAAAAGATGAATATGAAGAGGCGATAAAGGTACTGACGAAGCTTGTTGCTTTGGAGAAGCAAATCGTGCTTGAAGCGTATGATGAAGAGAATGCCCGTGTTCGCCAAGTAGAAGTGGAAAAGAAAGAACATGTTAAGAAGCAAGTGAACCATACAGTCGAAGAATTAGCAGCCTTATCAGAAGAAACATATTCCTCGCTTGAGCATCTTGTGCTTCAGTCCGACGAAATGATTAAGTTTACGAAAGAAGGAACGACTGCTTCTAAGCAGGTTGAAGATATTTCGGCGCAAGGGCGCGGTCATTTAAAGCAGCAAGAAGAGCAAATGGGGTCAATTCAAGAAAACATGCTCCATTTGCAGAAAGAAATGAATGTTATGCTTGATGTATCTGATAAGATTCAAGACATTGTCGGTATGGTTAAGAATATCGCAGACCAGACGGATTTGTTAGCATTGAATGCGGCGATTGAGTCTGCACGTGCTGGTGAACATGGACGAGGGTTCGCTGTCGTTGCAAACGAAGTGCGCAAGCTTGCCGAGCAAACGAAATCTTCCGTGGCGAATGTTGATGATTTAATTCAAAAGACACGCAGCCAAACTGAAAATATGTCAACATTCATTGAAAACACGGAGCAATTGATTCTTTCTGGTAATGACCAAATGGTGAAGACGAATGGTTTCTTTGAGGAAATCTGTGCATCCGTTAACGAGCTGAAAGGCCAAAGTGTGCGTATTGAAGAAGAGTTTATTCACTTTATGAAAATGATTGAAGATATTGAAAAAGCAACAGGGGATGTCGCGAACTCCGCTGATCATTTGTATGTCATTACGAAAGAGCTGTGAGACACTTGCACCTTGCAAGTGTCTTTTTAGGTATTTTTTATCCTGTTTTTATCACCCAAATGTGTATAAAAATAGTATAATAGTATTATAAAGTACTCTTATTTTACAAAGGCTGGTGATGAAGATGCCGAAAGATGTTCTCATGGAAGAAATTTTGCAAGTGTTAGATGGGTATGAGCAACGTGAACAGTCTACCGAACAACCATTGCTGCAGCAGGATGCAGAATTAGGGACGTTTGATGGCTTCATTGAAGTTAAGGATGGCGAAATTTATGTACAAAATGCAGGACCAAGAGGGAAACAACCATCACTACAGCCGCATGAAAGCTATACACTCTATGTCAATGGAAAGCCGATACAAGATAAAACAATTGTCTTTAAAGAAGACCGTATTCATTGGGAGCTTCCGGCCGTTGAGGCTTATAGCATACAAGTTGATGAAGGAAAGCTGACCGTTTCACTTCAATTTAATCCAGCAGCATTTCGATCGTTTCGCTTAAAAGAAACAGCTCCGGCCAATTCAGTGAAAGTCGAATTGGTAGAAACCGAGGCAACACTTGACCGGCATACTGTATGTTCTGAAGTTGTCGAAAAGTTAATTGGAATGGGCATTGAAGCTGATATCAATGTACGGATGATGATGGAGGAGCTGAAGCGCTTAAGTGGTAAGCCTATCGTTGTCGCCAAAGGGATTGCTCCAGTTCAACCAGTGGATGCCCACCTTGAACTTTTATTTGAAAATGAAGTAAAAGAAGTCTTGCATGAAGTGGACGGAAAAGTAGATTTCAAAAAGCGTTTAGAAATACCGAATGTGATTGCCGGTGATGTGATTGCTATTTTGCACCCGCCGAAAGCTGGAAAAGAAGGACTGAATATTTTCGGTGAGCCAATCCATGTGCCAGCGCCAAAGCAGCTTAAGCTCCGTGAAGGGAAAAATGTGAAAATCACTGATGGCAAAGTGATCGCTTTAATTGATGGCAGGCCAACTCTTACAGGTCGAGCTGTTAAGCAGATTACAGTGCTTCCAATCTATGAAGTGCACGGCAATGTTGATATTAAGACGGGGAATATTTATTTCCATGGTGATGTGGAGATTAATGGGAACGTAATGGAAGGAATGCGCGTAGAAGCGGCAGGAAATGTACGTATTAAAGGGAATGTCTATCAAGCGACTGTTACAGCTTCCCAAAATATTTCAATCAGCGGCACAGTGATGAGAAGTCACATTTATGCTGGGCGTCACGGGCTTTTTTACAGTATGATTTATACGACAATGCAGGAGCTTCATATTGAAATTGAGACTTTTTTTACAGGCGATGAAGCAAGTGTGTGCGGCATTTAAAGCGAAGGGGAAGCCTTGTTTTGTCGGGCATGTCGCAGCTGCCTTAGTTGATGCGAAATTTCCGAAGCTTCCAGAGCATGTTACACGTTTTTATCAAATCATTTCACAAATGAAAGAGAGCGGTATGGAGATTCCACCATACATGGCAATTTCACAGCGTGTATTAAAATTGTTAACAGCTCGGCATCTAACCTTGACTATTGCTTCGCTGGATACGTTCGAAAGCATGTTATTTGCAATTCAAGAGCTTGTTGACCGAATTGAGCTTACTGTAGGCGATAAGAGTGATATTGAAGTTGGCAGTGCGAACCTGTCTGTCTTAAAAACAAACGGTACGATTGTTGTGACAGGGCGAGGCTTTGTGCAGACGGATGCATATGCAGGCCAAGAAATCCTTTTCAGGAAAACAACTGCGGCGATTCACGGCGGAAAAGTGATTGCAGAGCAGGCCATTTATGCAGGCAGTATCGGCAGTGAAAGAGGCCGTGCACCACTGGTGAGAGCTGGCAAGCAACTTACAGCAAATAAAGTTCATCAAGCAAAATTAATTATCGGAAAGAAGCATGTCCTCGTTGCTGACGAACTCCATCAGCTCACGTGTTTATGGGACGCGAATGAAGAGAAGATGACATGTAACCAAGAAATTGAAACAGATGTTTTTGTAAATAGCACGTAAGAGAAAGAGCACCGGTTTACCTCCCTTTATCCAATAAGGAAGTGAATCGGTGCCTTCTTTGTGAGAGGGTCGGCAATGTTGAAAGTGTAAAAATACAGGTAGGCATTTTACACATATTCAAAAGAAGTGTTAAATGAAGTAGAGGTAGAGCAGCCTTCAGAGGTTGTCTACAATTATGTCGGTACATACAGTGAGATTTTTTAAAAGTGTCTTGGGAGGGAACGAATTTGGCAAACAGACGATTCGTCATTGCTGGAAGCGGGAGTGGTGTCGGAAAAACAACGCTGACGCTCGGCTTAATGGCGGCTTTTCAAAAAAGAGGATTAACTGTTCAAGGATTTAAATGCGGACCAGATTATATTGACCCGAGCTTTCAGACAGCACTAACAGGTCGTCCGGCACGAAATTTGGACAGCTGGATGTTTTCAGAGGAAACGTTAATGGCGATCTTAGCACGCGGTCAGAACGGTGCAGACTTATCGATTATTGAAGGTGTGATGGGTTTTTATGATGGAAAAGACCCGCTTTCGAACCGCGGAAGTACAGCGGAAATTTCGCTCTTAACAAGCAGTCCTGTTGTGCTTGTTGTCAATTGCGCAAGCATGGCTCGAAGTGCGGCCGCGATTGTAAAAGGGTTCCAAATGCTTGATGAAAAGGTTGATATCCGCGCAGTTATCGCAAATAAAGTAGGCAGTGAAGGGCATTACAAGCTTGTCAAAGCCGCGGTTGAACAGGAATGTGGTGTCCCTGTTATCGGCTATTTAACGAAGCAGTCTGAGCTCACGTTGCCAGAGCGTCACTTAGGATTGGTGCCAGCGATTGAGCGTGGGGATTTAGATGGTTTCTTTAATAAGCTTGCAGAGGTTGTAGGTGAGCAAATTGATTTAGATATGCTTTACGAATTAAGCGAAGCGCCAGCTGTAGCAGCGGATGAAACATTGTTTGCGGTCAAACAGCCAATACAGGTGACGATTGCAGTAGCAAAGGATGAAGCCTTCAACTTCTATTATCCAGAAAATTTCGAACTGCTAGAGGTATACGGGGCGAAGCTTCATTATTTCTCACCATTGCGCGGCGAAACGATTCCGCAAGAAGCGTCTGCTCTCTATATCGGCGGCGGTTTTCCTGAAGAATTTGCCCGAGAGCTTGCTGAGCAGGAAGCGGTGAAAGCGTCAATTCGAGCAGCAGCAGAGCGCGGCATGCCGATCTTAGCAGAATGCGGCGGCTATATGTATTTAACAGACTCTCTTCAGACAACAGATGGAGAGACACATGAAATGGTCGGTTTGGTAAGGGGAAGCGTGCGTATGACAGATAAGCTTGCGGCGCTTGGTTACCGTGAAATCGAGCCGAGTGAAAAGCACCCTTTCTTCTCACCAGCTGATCAACTTCGCGGTCATGAATTCCATTATTCTGTCTTTGAAACAGATGAGACGCAAGCAGAGGCCTATCACGTTTCAGCACTTGGAAAGACGGCATGTACAGGCTACGCAGGGCGTAACATTGCGGCTGGCTATACACACCTTCACTTTGCATCAAATCCAACCGCAGCGGAAAAATTTGTTGCAGCCGCAAAGGAGTATGGACGTGATGAGTAGAGCCCTTCCACTTATGATTCAAGGAACCCATTCAGACGCAGGGAAAAGCGTGATAGCGGCCGCGTTTTGCCGAATTTTTGCGGATGCAGGTTATCGCACAGCACCGTTTAAGTCGCAAAATATGGCGCTGAATTCGTATATCACCGCAGATGGCAAGGAAATCGGTAGAGCGCAGGGCGTGCAGGCAGAAGCGGCCCGAATTGAAGCGACAGTAGAGATGAATCCAATTCTAATAAAGCCGACAGGTGATTCGAACGCACAGATTGTTGTAAACGGCAAGCCATACCGCAACATGGAGGCATTCGGATATCGGGCGGACTTTTATGAACAAGGGCTGCAAATTATCGGTGAAGCATACGGTCGCTTGAGTGAACAATATGAACGGATTGTTATTGAAGGGGCTGGCAGTCCGGCTGAAGTGAACTTAAATGACCGTGAATTTGTCAACATGAAGATGGCTGAGATTGCCCAATCACCTGTTATTCTCGTCGGCGACATTGAGCGCGGCGGTGTCTTTGCAAGCCTTGTCGGTACACTGCAGCTGTTGAATGAACAGGAACGTTCCCGCGTAATTGGTGTGATGATTAATAAATTCCGTGGTGACAAACGTCTGCTTCAAGATGGCTTGGATTGGTTTGAGGACTACACAGGTGTGCCTGTTCTTGGCGTTGTTCCTCATTTACATGGCTTAAACATTGATGCTGAGGACTCGGTTATTTTAGATCGTCATCAGTCACGGGCGTTTGGTGAGGCAGAGCTTGATATTGCGGTGATCCGCTTGCCGTTTATTTCGAATTTTACTGATGTTGACCCGTTTTTTGCAGAAGAAGATTGTGATGTGCGGTTTATTTCACGGGCTAGTCATTTCGGAAGTCCAGATCTTGTGATTATTCCTGGCAGTAAGAACACATTGGCTGATCTAGAATTTTTGAAACAAAGCGGACTTGCGGCATGTATTGCAGAAGCGGCTGAAGCAGGTGAAACGACAGTCATCGGAATATGCGGCGGATTTCAGATGCTTGGCGAAGACATTCATGACCCTGAAGAAGTGGAATCGTCGCTTCAGTCTGCTCGTGGCTTAAGCTTGCTTCCTGTTCAGACGACAATGGCAAAGGAGAAGCGAACAGTCCGTTCATTCGGAACCTTACATTATGACGGCGCTTCCTATGAAATTGACGGCTATGAGATTCATATGGGGAAAACGACTGTAAACGGGGCGCCATTGATTGAGATGAGCACTCATGACGATGGCTGTGTAAGTGAGAACGGGCGTGTATTTGGCACGTACTTTCATGGGCTGTTTCATAATGATGCGTTCCGCCACGGCTTGTTGAATGAGCTTCGTCAGCAAAAATCACTTGAACCGCTAACTGAGCGGGTTTCCTATCAGCAATTGCGTGAAGAGGCGTATGATAAGCTGGCACAGCACGTGAAAGAGCATGTTGACATAAAGCAAATTGAAGATAAAATGCACAGCTTTCAAGCGGAGGTGCGGCGCTCATGAGCTATCCTGTCATGCTCAACTTAGAAGGTCAGCCTGTGCTTGTCGTTGGCGGTGGAAAAGTTGCGGAGCGCAAGGTGGAAGGCTTGCTTGAAGCGAAAGCTGATGTAACAGTGGTCAGCCCAGAGCTGACCGAACAGTTAAAGCGGTGGGCGAACGCTGGCCGCTTCACTTGGAGCGAGCGCACATTTACAGCAGGTGATGAAAGAGACGTGCGGCTTGTGTTTGCGGCGACAGATAAGCGTGAGGTGAACAAGGCGGTCTATGAAGCAGCGAAGTCTTCCGCTTTTGTTTGTACGGTTGATCATCCAGAGGAAAGCACCTTTACCGTTCCTGCTGTGATGAGGCGTGATCCGCTTGTCATCAGCATTTCCACAGGCGGTGCCAGCCCGATTGTAGCCCGTAAGATCAAGCAAGAGCTGTATGAAAAATTCGATGATACATATGCGGATTATTTGATGTTCTTAAAGCAGGCACGGCATGTAATAAAGGAACAGGTTGCGGATGAAAAAAGGAGGCGTGCTCTTTTTGCTGAACTTGTGACAGACGACTATTATGAACGATACTGTACAGAAGGAAAAAAGGTCTGCCTAAAGGATGTGGAACGATTTATTCAAGGGGAAGGATAACGTGGAAAAAGAGATGGTTAGCTGATAAAGTACAGACCAGGCATCGTGAAATTTTATCATGAACTCAGCTGGTTTGAACAAACAACTGATGGATATAAAGCGGAGAGCCTTGTCTAAGCAGGCTGTCCGCTTTTTTGTTAGGAGCTTCCGATGCACAGGACGTTTCGTTGTTAACCGACGTTCCTATTAATGCTCCGAGGCAAAGAACGTGCCTCTCTGCGTAAAGACTCCAGTGAACAATATTTCTAAGCGGCCCGCCTGCGCATTTCGAGATGTCTAGCTCCGGCGGGCAGGCTGCGCGAGTTGCTTCACCTTTCCACGCCGCAAGCAAAGTTCGGCTTTCTCTGTGTAAAGGCTCCAGCAATCGGACAGCCTAAGCGGCCCGCCTCCGCATTTCGGAGATGTCCAGCTGCGGCGGCTAGGGGCTCGAGGTCATAAGTCAGCCTGTTGCGAGGACAAAGAGCGGTCCTCTCCACATTCTGCCTTATGCTTGTCGCCCCTGAACAAGCCGCCTCCGCATTTCGAGATGTCTAGCTCCGGCGGGCAGAAATTTGTGTCACTTCGCCTTCCCGCTCCGAGGCAAAGAACGTGCCTCTCTGCGTAAAGACTCCAGTGAACAATATTTCTAAGCGGCCCGCCTCCGCATTTCGGAGATGTCTAGCTCCGACGGGCAGGCTGCGCGAGTTGCTTCACCTTTCCACGCCGAAAGCAAAGTTCGGCTTTCTCTGTGTAAAGGCTCCAGCAATCGGACAGCCTAAGCGGCCCGCCTCCGCATTTCGTTTGACGCGATGAGTACGGCTAGGGTGATGCTGATGAGGCCGCTTGTGATGTAGATGAGGTTGTAGAATGGCAGGGCTTTTGCTTGGATGAAGGTTAATAGGTTTGGATAATGGAAGCTGAGCTTGGATGAAGTGTGGAGAGTGTACAGAGCTGTAAGAAGAATGACGATTTTCTCGCCTGTCCAAAAGATGATGCTCATCCAAAAAGCGGCTTTTGCAGTTTTTGAAAACATATTACGTGCATATAATCCAATGAACGTATAAGGAATAATCAGCAGCATCACTGCACTGAAAATGGCACCTGCTGTTCGTTCTTCTGAAGCAAGCTTTCCGTAGAGAGCATAAGAAATAAGCGTCGTAAAGAAAAGCGTTAAAAAGTAGAGAGAAAAAGCAATACACCATCCGTGAATATATTTCCGCATACCAATTCCCTCCTAGGTGTTATCATCGGTTCACTCACATACATGCATATGTATCAGGCGAACAACATAGAATGATAGGAAAACGAGTCTTATATTGTATATATTAGTCATAGATTTCCAAAATTCCTTCCTCAATGAATAAACTTTTATATTTTTTCAATATTTATTTCTATGTTTTTGTGAATCTTTTATGACAACCATAGAGCTGGCAGTGAGCTATTTTGCTTGGAAAGATTTTAAGAAAATCAAAATTAAGCAGGAATTTGCCGAGAATTGGAGAAAAATGTTCGTACGATTTATTAACCTCCGAAGAACGGTCATGAAAGGAAACTGCGTATGCGAATTTTACTGATTACAAATGACAGACATTTAGCAAAAAGGATGGAAACATTTCTCGCCGAGCATGTGTTATCTTTTCGCGATGTCTCCCAGCAAGAGGCGCAGCACCTTTTAGAGAACGGGGGAGAGAATGATTTCAATTGTCTGTTGCTTGACGATCAATTATCAGACCCTGACGTGATTCAGATGTGTGCAAATCTATCAGAACGAAAAGCCTTGCGTGACCTTCCGAAGCTTGTGTTGATTTCAAATGACCGAGATGTGAGCTATATTAAGAAGCTGTTCACAGCCGGCGCGTTTGATTTTATAACGAAGCCGTTTGACGAAATGGAAGTGATTGGTCGTATTCATGCCGCTTCTAGCATTCGAAGGGAAATTACGAAAAGACAAAAGAATGAGCGTGAGATGGGGGAGTTGTTAGAGCAGTTTCGTTTGAATATTTCAGCGCTAAAGGTTGCGGCCCATGCGATTATTATTACCGATAAGATGGGGCGAATCTCATGGGTAAATCCTGCTTTTACAACCTTAACGGGATATGCTGAGCATGAAGCAGTTGGCAAAAACATGCATATTTTAAAATCTGGCATTCATGATGTGCAATTTTACGAAGATTTGTGGAGTACGATTTTAAGCGGACAAGTATGGTCTGGTGAGATTACAAATCGAAGAAAAGATGGAACGATCTATCATGAAGATACATCCATAACACCTGTAACAAGTAAAAATGGTGAGATTACGCATTTTGTTTCGGTTAAGCAAGATATAACCGAGCGTAAGAATATGGCCAAGAAGCTAGAAGAAGAGTTGCGTGTAGCGAAGCAAGTTCAGCAAAGCGCGCTAAGTCCCCCGTTGCATGATGAGTATATCGACCTTTCCGCGCTCTATCTCCCTTCAACTGAATTAGCTGGTGATATGTACAGTTGGTTCAAAATTGATGAACACCGTTACGGCATTTTCGTATTTGATGTGATGGGACACGGTGTTTCTTCATCACTTGTCAGCATGTCAGTTCGCTCTGTCATGCGCGGCTTCATTACAAAGTCAGTTGAGCCGATTTCCGTTATCTCCGAGCTCAATCAGCATCTGCTTCAACTTTTCCAATACAATCGTTATTACACAAATCATTACTTAACCGCTATATATATTGAAATAAATGTAGCAGAAAAAACAGGTCAATATATTAATTCAGGTCATCCGCCTGCTTTCTTAATCTGTGACGATGGGGAAATTCAACAGCTGTCAAAAGGCTCGATGCCTGTCGGCTTATTTGAAGAATTTCCGATTGTAAAAGGTGAGTTTTCCTATGAAGAAAATATACGTCTGCTCGTCTACACGGATGGCTTAATTGAAGCCCTCTCAAAGGATTTCGACGTCGGCATGAAGCAATTGAGTGACTTCTATAATTCTTGCAGGTCGTTAAGCAGTAACGAAACGATTGGGAAAATGCATCAGCATATCCAAGATTCCGTTGTCAAACAATCAGATGATATTTGTGTCGTTCACCTTAAAACAAAATAATGACTGCAATAAAGTGGAGAAAGAAGGCTGATGTTACGAATATTGGAACATTTGCTGTTTAAAAATTCCTGTAAACCACATATAATAGAAAGTAAGATTCTATAAAACGGAAGGACGAAAGGCTCATGGAAAAACAAGATAGAGGGATTTTACTAGAGAGTGGTACGAATGAACTAGAGATTGTTGAATTTGGAGTAGGAAAGAATGAATTCGGAATTAACGTTATTAAAGTAAAAGAAATTATTAATCCGGTGCAGGTGACCGTTGTCCCGCACGCTCATCCAGCCGTTGAAGGAATAATCCAAATCCGTGGGGA is from Bacillus tianshenii and encodes:
- a CDS encoding cobyric acid synthase, with translation MSRALPLMIQGTHSDAGKSVIAAAFCRIFADAGYRTAPFKSQNMALNSYITADGKEIGRAQGVQAEAARIEATVEMNPILIKPTGDSNAQIVVNGKPYRNMEAFGYRADFYEQGLQIIGEAYGRLSEQYERIVIEGAGSPAEVNLNDREFVNMKMAEIAQSPVILVGDIERGGVFASLVGTLQLLNEQERSRVIGVMINKFRGDKRLLQDGLDWFEDYTGVPVLGVVPHLHGLNIDAEDSVILDRHQSRAFGEAELDIAVIRLPFISNFTDVDPFFAEEDCDVRFISRASHFGSPDLVIIPGSKNTLADLEFLKQSGLAACIAEAAEAGETTVIGICGGFQMLGEDIHDPEEVESSLQSARGLSLLPVQTTMAKEKRTVRSFGTLHYDGASYEIDGYEIHMGKTTVNGAPLIEMSTHDDGCVSENGRVFGTYFHGLFHNDAFRHGLLNELRQQKSLEPLTERVSYQQLREEAYDKLAQHVKEHVDIKQIEDKMHSFQAEVRRS
- a CDS encoding bifunctional precorrin-2 dehydrogenase/sirohydrochlorin ferrochelatase — protein: MSYPVMLNLEGQPVLVVGGGKVAERKVEGLLEAKADVTVVSPELTEQLKRWANAGRFTWSERTFTAGDERDVRLVFAATDKREVNKAVYEAAKSSAFVCTVDHPEESTFTVPAVMRRDPLVISISTGGASPIVARKIKQELYEKFDDTYADYLMFLKQARHVIKEQVADEKRRRALFAELVTDDYYERYCTEGKKVCLKDVERFIQGEG
- a CDS encoding SpoIIE family protein phosphatase; this translates as MRILLITNDRHLAKRMETFLAEHVLSFRDVSQQEAQHLLENGGENDFNCLLLDDQLSDPDVIQMCANLSERKALRDLPKLVLISNDRDVSYIKKLFTAGAFDFITKPFDEMEVIGRIHAASSIRREITKRQKNEREMGELLEQFRLNISALKVAAHAIIITDKMGRISWVNPAFTTLTGYAEHEAVGKNMHILKSGIHDVQFYEDLWSTILSGQVWSGEITNRRKDGTIYHEDTSITPVTSKNGEITHFVSVKQDITERKNMAKKLEEELRVAKQVQQSALSPPLHDEYIDLSALYLPSTELAGDMYSWFKIDEHRYGIFVFDVMGHGVSSSLVSMSVRSVMRGFITKSVEPISVISELNQHLLQLFQYNRYYTNHYLTAIYIEINVAEKTGQYINSGHPPAFLICDDGEIQQLSKGSMPVGLFEEFPIVKGEFSYEENIRLLVYTDGLIEALSKDFDVGMKQLSDFYNSCRSLSSNETIGKMHQHIQDSVVKQSDDICVVHLKTK